CATTATCCGCAGCTGCCGTCGCCTGGGCATCACGACGATCGCCGTTTTTTCGGCGGCGGACCGGCGGGCGTTGCATGTACGGCTGGCGGACGAGTCCGTGCATATCGGCGCCGCGCCCGCTGCCGATTCCTACTTGAATATTGAAAGCCTGCTCGCCGCGGCCAAAGCCAGCCGGGCCGACGCGGTTCATCCCGGTTATGGGTTCCTCTCGGAAAATGCCGAATTCGCGCGTCAGTGCAAAAAGGACGGCCTGATTTTCGTCGGGCCGGAAGCGGAAACCATCGCCAGCATGGGCAACAAGGACATCGCCAAAACGATCATGGAAAAAGCCGGTGTTCCGGTGGTCCCTGGGTATCATGGCGAGCTACAAACCGACCAGGGATTGCAAAAAGAAGCCCGGCGCATCGGTTGGCCGGTCATGATCAAGCCCTGTGCCGGTGGCGGCGGCAAAGGCATGCGTGTCGTCCGCGAAGAAAGCGCTTTTGCCGAGGCGTTGCACGCCGCGCGCCGGGAGGCGCGGAGCAGCTTTGGCGATGACCGCGTGCTGCTCGAGAAATTCCTGGAAAATCCCCGTCACGTCGAAGTCCAGGTTTTCGCGGACACCCATGGCAATATCGTCCATCTGTTCGAACGCGAGTGTTCGATTCAGCGCCGCTATCAGAAAATCATCGAAGAAGCGCCCTGCCCCTCGGTGGCCGACGATATGCGCAGGGCAATGACCGCCGCGGCAATAACAGCCGCCCGCGCAGTTGGCTACCAAAACGCCGGCACCGTCGAATTCATTCTTGATCGGGATGGCCGGTTTTTTTTCATGGAAATGAATACCCGCCTGCAAGTCGAACATCCGGTCACCGAAATGATTACCGGCCTGGACCTGGTCGAATGGCAACTGCGCGTCGCCAGTGGCGAAGAACTGCCGCTGACCCAGGAGCAAATTACTTGCGACGGCCATGCCATCGAAGCCCGGATCTATGCAGAAAACCCGTACCGCGATTTTCTACCGGCCACTGGCACGGTGGAAGCCTTTGTCTACCCGCCACAGGAAAACGGTTTGCGCGTCGATAGCGGGATTACAGACGGCGACCGGATCGGTATTCATTACGACCCGCTGCAGGCCAAGCTGATCGTGCATGACAAGTCCCGCCGTGCGGCGACCAAGAAACTGCGGGCCAGCCTGGCGCGTACCGCCTTGTTTGGCGTCAGCAACAACCTTCCTCTGCTCCGTGGAATCGCGGCGTCGGAGATTTTTGCCAGCGCCGGCATGGACACCGGCTACCTGGACAACCACCTGGCCGATGTCTTGACGGACCAGGCCACGCCACCCGCGATCCTCGCGATCGCCGCGGTCGTTTCTCTCGAACACAGGAATCACGCCGCGAGCATTGGCAGCTTGCGTGGCGGACAGGATGCCGGCTCACCCTGGCACAACCCGGACGCCTGGCGTCTGGGGGGAACAGCCGGTTCATTGCTCCGCTTTCACGATGGCCACGGGCCCGGGGCCGGCGTTCGCGTTTTGCCCGCCGCTGCCGCGGACAGCCATTGCTGCTATTTCGCTGACGATCGCCTTGCGCTGAGCGTCACAGAGAACACTGCGCCGGCTGAGCCAGGCCCCGATTGGCGGGAATCGGTCTGGCAGGTCGAAGGACAGGAGATCGCGGCCACGATCATTTGCCGCGGCCCATGGCTGCAGCTTTGCGCCGATGGCCAGTGCCATGAATTGCGGCGTCTGAATCCATACTTGTCGGAACCAGGAAGCACGGATGACGATGCTCACCCAGGCTCGCCATTACCGGGTAAAATTGTTGCCCTGCTGGTCGCTGAAGGCGACCGGGTCGAAACGGGCGACAAACTGCTGGTACTCGAGGGGATGAAAATGGAATACACGCTGCTTGCCCGAACCGCCGGCACGGTCGAAAAAATCCTTTACCGTGAAGGCGATATCGTCGAGGCGGAGGTCGCGCTTATCGATATCCAGGCAGATGAGGCAGCCATTGAATAATTTTCCCGAATCGGTTCGCGTCGTCGAAGTCTCGGCGCGCGACGGTCTGCAAAACGAGAAACAGGCATTGCCGGCAGCCGTCAAGATCGAGCTGATCGACCGCCTCGGCGCATGCGGCCTGTCGACGATCGAAGTCAGCAGTTTTGTCAGCCCGCGATGGGTTCCGCAACTTGCCGACGCCGCCGAAGTCATGGCCGGCATCAGTAAAAAGCCGGACGTTCGCTACCCGGTGCTGGTGCCCAACGCACAGGGGATGCAGCGTGCCATCGCTGCCGGCGCCAGCGAGGTGGCGGTATTTGCCGCCGCATCGGAAACCTTCAGCCTAAAGAACAGCAATGCCGGTATCGCAGAATCGCTGCAAAGGATCGCAGCGGTGATACGCCTGGCAAAAGAAAACGGGATGCCGGTGCGTGGCTACCTGTCCTGCGTACTCGGTTGTCCTTACGAAGGCGATATCAGCGCGTCCGTGGTGGCCGGGCTCGCAGAACGCCTGGCCGGCCTGGGTTGTTATGAAATTTCGCTCGGCGACACCATCGGCGCGGGGACCCCGCTGGCGGCCCGGGACATGCTGGCGGCCGTGGCCGAAAAGGTGGCCATGGACAAGCTGGCGATTCATTTCCACGATACCCGGGGCCAGGCGCTGGCCAGCATTTTTGCGTGCCTCGAACTGGGGGTGTCGGTAATCGATGCTTCCGTTGCCGGCCTCGGCGGCTGCCCGTACGCCAAAGGTGCGAGCGGTAACGTCGCCAGCGAGGACCTGGTATACCTGCTGCATGGAATGGCGATTCGGACGGGCATCGATCTCGACGCACTCACCGATGCCGGGCTTTTTATCTGCCGGCACCTGGACAGGATGCCCGGCAGCCGCCTCGGTCAGATTGCCTGGCGGCAACAACACTAATCATCAACCCTTGCTACAGGAACAACTATGCAAATCAGTAAAGCAAAGGCAATCGTCACCGGTGGCGCTTCGGGCCTGGGGCTGGCCACCGCCAGAAAAATAGTCGACGCGGGCGGCCAGGTCACCTTGTTCGATATCAACTCCGAACAAGGTGACGCGGCGGCCAGCGACCTGGGTGCGGCCTGTGCGTTCATCGCCACCGATGTCAGTTCAGAGGCAGCGGTCAACAAAGCCGTGGCGCAAGCGGCCAAGGATATGGCTGGCGTCAACATGCTGGTCAACTGCGCGGGCATACTCGGGGCCGGCCGGGTACTGGGTCGCGATGGCCCGATGGCGGGTGAACTTTTCAGCAAGGTCATCCAGGTCAACCTGATCGGCTCGTTCCTGATGGCCAAGGCCGCCGCGGATGCCATGCAGCACAATGAGCCGAACGAGGAAGGCGAGCGTGGCGTGATCATCAGCACGGCATCGGTCGCCGCCTTCGAAGGACAGATCGGACAGGCGGCTTATGCGGCTTCGAAAGCCGGCGTTGCCGGCATGGCCTTGCCCATTGCCAGGGAGTTTTCGCGTATCGGCGTACGCGTAATGACCATTGCGCCGGGGATATTCATGACCCCGATGATGGAGGGAATGCCGGAAAAGGTTCAGCAGTCGCTGGCCGCGCAAGTGCCGTTTCCACCGCGCCTGGGCAGACCCGATGAATTTGCCGACCTGGTGGTCTATATTTTCGGCAACACGATGCTCAACGGCGAAACCATCCGGCTGGATGGGGCGATCCGGATGCAGGCGAAATAGACCAAGAAATATGGAAAGCGCACGCGACATCATGGAATACGAGGTGGCGATCGTCGGGGCCGGCCCGGCCGGGCTCGCCTGCGCGATACGCCTGAAACAGCTAAAACCGGAACTCGATGTCTGCGTCCTCGAAAAAGGCGCCGAAGCCGGTGCGCACCTGCTGTCGGGCGCCATCCTCGAACCCGCGGCTCTCGATGAATTGTTGCCGGAATGGCGGCGGGAATTTACCGCAACCTGCGTGGCGGCAAGCACGGACCGGTTCGTGCTGTTGACCAAAAAGCGCAGGATACCGCTGCCGCTGCCACCCCAGATGAACAACCATGGCAACTTTATCGTGTCGTTGAACGAGCTTGGCGCGTGGCTGGCGGCAAAGGCCGAAGCGTTGGGTGTCGACGTTTTCCCGGGGTTCGCCGGCAACGAATTGCTGTATGACCCGGACGATCGCGTAAGCGGAGTCAGGGTCGGCGACATGGGCCGTCAGGCGGATGGTTCCGAGGGGCCCAACTTCGCGGCCGGCGTCGATATTCATTGCCGGCTGACCGTGCTGGCCGAAGGCTGCCACGGCAGCATGGCCAAAGGATTGATCGCCAAGTTTTCGCTGGACCGCGACTGCGACCCGCAGACTTACGGCCTGGGGTTCAAGGAGCTTTGGCAGCTACCCGATGGCCGCGGCAAACCAGGCCATATCCTGCACAGCGTGGGCTGGCCGCTGGATGGCGACGTCTATGGCGGCAGTTTCGTTTACCACCTCGATATGGACCGGGTCTATGTCGGCTTCGTCGTCGGGCTCGATTACCGCG
The sequence above is drawn from the Pseudomonadota bacterium genome and encodes:
- a CDS encoding acetyl-CoA carboxylase biotin carboxylase subunit, which translates into the protein MISRLLIANRGEIACRIIRSCRRLGITTIAVFSAADRRALHVRLADESVHIGAAPAADSYLNIESLLAAAKASRADAVHPGYGFLSENAEFARQCKKDGLIFVGPEAETIASMGNKDIAKTIMEKAGVPVVPGYHGELQTDQGLQKEARRIGWPVMIKPCAGGGGKGMRVVREESAFAEALHAARREARSSFGDDRVLLEKFLENPRHVEVQVFADTHGNIVHLFERECSIQRRYQKIIEEAPCPSVADDMRRAMTAAAITAARAVGYQNAGTVEFILDRDGRFFFMEMNTRLQVEHPVTEMITGLDLVEWQLRVASGEELPLTQEQITCDGHAIEARIYAENPYRDFLPATGTVEAFVYPPQENGLRVDSGITDGDRIGIHYDPLQAKLIVHDKSRRAATKKLRASLARTALFGVSNNLPLLRGIAASEIFASAGMDTGYLDNHLADVLTDQATPPAILAIAAVVSLEHRNHAASIGSLRGGQDAGSPWHNPDAWRLGGTAGSLLRFHDGHGPGAGVRVLPAAAADSHCCYFADDRLALSVTENTAPAEPGPDWRESVWQVEGQEIAATIICRGPWLQLCADGQCHELRRLNPYLSEPGSTDDDAHPGSPLPGKIVALLVAEGDRVETGDKLLVLEGMKMEYTLLARTAGTVEKILYREGDIVEAEVALIDIQADEAAIE
- a CDS encoding hydroxymethylglutaryl-CoA lyase, which gives rise to MRQPLNNFPESVRVVEVSARDGLQNEKQALPAAVKIELIDRLGACGLSTIEVSSFVSPRWVPQLADAAEVMAGISKKPDVRYPVLVPNAQGMQRAIAAGASEVAVFAAASETFSLKNSNAGIAESLQRIAAVIRLAKENGMPVRGYLSCVLGCPYEGDISASVVAGLAERLAGLGCYEISLGDTIGAGTPLAARDMLAAVAEKVAMDKLAIHFHDTRGQALASIFACLELGVSVIDASVAGLGGCPYAKGASGNVASEDLVYLLHGMAIRTGIDLDALTDAGLFICRHLDRMPGSRLGQIAWRQQH
- a CDS encoding SDR family NAD(P)-dependent oxidoreductase, whose protein sequence is MQISKAKAIVTGGASGLGLATARKIVDAGGQVTLFDINSEQGDAAASDLGAACAFIATDVSSEAAVNKAVAQAAKDMAGVNMLVNCAGILGAGRVLGRDGPMAGELFSKVIQVNLIGSFLMAKAAADAMQHNEPNEEGERGVIISTASVAAFEGQIGQAAYAASKAGVAGMALPIAREFSRIGVRVMTIAPGIFMTPMMEGMPEKVQQSLAAQVPFPPRLGRPDEFADLVVYIFGNTMLNGETIRLDGAIRMQAK
- a CDS encoding electron transfer flavoprotein-ubiquinone oxidoreductase; protein product: MGRSGCRRNRPRNMESARDIMEYEVAIVGAGPAGLACAIRLKQLKPELDVCVLEKGAEAGAHLLSGAILEPAALDELLPEWRREFTATCVAASTDRFVLLTKKRRIPLPLPPQMNNHGNFIVSLNELGAWLAAKAEALGVDVFPGFAGNELLYDPDDRVSGVRVGDMGRQADGSEGPNFAAGVDIHCRLTVLAEGCHGSMAKGLIAKFSLDRDCDPQTYGLGFKELWQLPDGRGKPGHILHSVGWPLDGDVYGGSFVYHLDMDRVYVGFVVGLDYRDPEFAPFEAFQQFKHHPMMRKLLAGAELVSAGARAIVEGGWQSMPRLETPGAMLVGDAGGMLNVPKIKGIHMALRSGMLAAQHYLERGDSQGFDARFRHSPSGLELKKVRNIRPGFNQGFWVGLANAALETVTAGRMPYTLRNHADHSALRKLDEYKSPQRRWVKRELPPRDQLASVYFSATDHDENQPVHLHVADTDICITRCAEEFGNPCTRFCPVGVYEIVSDDAGKRLQINAANCVHCKACDIKDPYGIIDWVPPEGGSGPNYHGL